From Campylobacter showae:
TTGCTGCGGCAGATAAGCCGTATGCAATACCAAGAATAATCGCGATGCCAAGTAGCAATTTTATATTATTTTTTAAAGCCTCGATGTTTACGAACATTATCGTTAAGAATACTACGACCCAAATAATACCAAATACGGTGATTACCGTATTGATAACGCTTGCGGTACTACTGCCGGCTTCCGTGATTTGTTCGTTTGCCTTTGTTTCCAAAGTTTTTAAAACGTTTTGGCCGCCCGCTCCGAATAAATGAAACGGCAAGAACATTAAAAAGTAAAAAATACTTTTCGCCTTTTTTGAGACTTTTCTCATTGTTTGCTCCTTTTTGATTAGAATATTTTTGATTTCTAGCACTATACTATTTTTTGAAAAGCGAGATTTTGTAAAAGTGATTTTGTAAATAACGATTTAAAGGGGGCTAAAATTATGCGCTTAAAAATTTTTAAAGTTTTTATTTACTTTTATGTTCTTTTGACTTGATTGGCGTATGGGCGTTTGTATCTATTTTTTAAAATATTACGCTTTGACAAAATGCCCTTTTTAAAAAATTTTACAAATTCTTTTAAAAATTTTCTTTTCCGTTTCATTTTGCTTATCTCTGAATACTTTTGCTAGATATTTTTAAATTTTTCTTATATTTTGTCTATAAGCTTATCCGAATAAATTTTTCTTATTCTGTTTTGTGTATTGCAAATATGATTTTGACTTTTTAAACATTTTTGAGATTTTTCATCGCTTTCCCTTTTAAAACCTACTCGATTTCTTTCAAAAATAAAATGCTCTGCGTTTTATTTTATTTTCGGTAATTGTAAAATTACCGAAAATCACAGCTTTTTAAGTTTAGTTTCCCCATTTTTAGGCGTTTTATCGCTATAAAATGGGCTAAACTTAAAAAAGTGATATACAAAGGGGGTTATCCTGCCTATTTTCTCGCATTATCTTTTCTTAAAGCTACTTACACTAACATCTTTTGCAAATATCTTTAAAAGCTATGAAAGCTTTTTTAAATTTAAAAGGGAAAAAATTTGACGAGACGTGATTGGGATGCGTTTTTTGAAGAGCTAAAAAGTATCAGGGCAGGCTATACCCGCACGGCAAAATCAGAGCATAAATATGTTTCCTTTGGAAGTGGCGCGGGTTTTTCTCGCTCGCATATTCCTTTTCCTAAAAATAACTTTGCCAAACAATCAGTCGTAAAGATGATTTCAAATTTGCCTAAAACTTCCATCAAGCGCTGCATCGACTACGCTCTTAAAAACTCTCTCGACGGCTCGGCTATCAATGAAAAAGGGGAGAGAGTAGGCAGCGATGAAATTTTAAAAGATTGGCGCAAGGACTTCGGCGATAATCCAAACTCGAAGGATGCGTGGCATCTGATTTTTTCTATCAACGAGCCTTGCGACGATCAGAGAAAATTGCGGGCTTTAAAAGAAAGCGTGCATAACGTGCTAGGGTTAAATTTTAGCGGACACAAGTATGCTTTCGTGCTACACACTCATCAAAACAATCCGCACGTGCACGTGGTCTTGAATAAACGAAACAGCTTTACCGATAAAAAAATCCACTTTGATAGCAGAAGCGAAATCAGAGAGTTTTTCGACGACGTGCGCACGAATTTCGCCTACTCTCTCGGAGCTCGCGGGTTAAAATACGAGAATAAAAATTTCTTGCAAAAGGATTTAAAGCTCGAATTTAACAAAGTAAAATCTGCCGTAAAGCTTGAAACGGACGACTATACGGCAAAGGATAAAATAAACGACTACTACTCAAAAATGCAGGATAAAAATAAGCAAAGCTACGACGCTACGGCGGGGCGCATCGAGGCTATGAATAACGAGCTTGCCGCTCTTAAAAAGGATAACGAGGAGCTTTTGCGGCTCTTTTTGCTTTATACCAAAAAGCGAAATAAACGGGCGTATAAGCTGGCAAAGGAGCTAAAAGAAAGTAATCGCGTCATCAAAGAAAAGAGCAAGGCCGTGCTATCCGAAATCGACAAAATAAATAAAATTTCCAGTCAAGCTACGCAGCTTAACGAGATGCGGCTGGCGCACTATAAAGACCGCTCCGCGGGGCTAAGCTTGCTTGAAAATTTTAGCTACAACTATAATAAAATTTATCCGAAAAATAGGGGCGCGAGCAAGGCCGACTGGCAAAACTATAAAAAAGTGCGCCGCGCTATCGCTATTCATCGCGGCCGCGAGGACGACGCGGCTAGGAAATATTTCGAGGATAGCCTGCTAGTTACTCGAATGCTCGGCCGCAACGAAAGTCTTTTTAAGCTAAGCGCAAAGCTTGAAATTTTAGATAAAAACCTTTACGTCTTGCAGCATTCTGGCGTAATCGGCGAAGAAGCTAGCGCCTTTGAGAAAAGGCTAAAAAGCAATAAGGAATTTATCGCCGATATTTGTCAAAAACGCTTCGAATTTGTGCGCAAAAAGCTTTTAAATAGCGATAAAATCGATAAGGACGGCTTTTTGTTTAAGGAGTACTTTAAAGGCGTATCGGTGCTGGGCGTTAAGCCTGATGATCGGCTCGTAAAAATCAAAAATGAAAAGAGGTTTTATAAGGACGTCTTGGCTGAACGATCAGGCAAGACTAAAACTCAGGGTTCTCGCTCGGCGGAGCAAAATAAATTTAATAATGAACTTGGCGGTCGAGAGTAAATTATATTTAAGAAATAATAAAATATTTAAAAGTAAAATTATATTTTATTAAAATATAGCAAAATCAAAAATATCAAATTTTTTAAATTTATGTAAAAAGGGGTATAAAAAGTTTAAAATTTAGAAAAAGGGAAAGAGATTTATTTTATCTCCCTTTTAAAATTCGAACGTAAATTATTTTACGTTCTCGTTTGAGTTGCTTTTAACGATACCTTTTAGCTTGTCTGCGTATGATTTGTCAAGCTCAAGTCCATTCTTTCGTAGGTCGTCGTAGCTTTTTTGGATATCCATCCTAAGATCGCTTTTGGCTTGCGGGGTTAAAATATCCTGCTTCTTAACGAAGCGATCAATCTTTTTTTGTAAATCTTCGCACAACTCTTGCTTCGTTTCTTTTATGACTTTTTGTAAATTTTCCTTGAGACTAGGTAGATCCGTGCGGATCACGTCTTCTATGATTTCGTTTTGTATATTGTCGTAATCGTGAGAAGACCAATTTCTAATATCTCTTATCCCTTTTAGGTCTTCTTTTTTAAATTTATCTAAGACGTGGTATTCCTGCGCCTCTTCAAGCTTCTTGAATTGCTGATATACGACGTCGATGTGTTTCATTATCGCCGGCTTTGTAAGCAGCTCGTCTTCTAGCGCTGCCGTAACGCCCTTGGGCTTGCAAACTTCAAATACTTGGTCTATTTTTTCTACTGCTAGCTCTAGGCGATATATAATTTTTTTGTCAGACATAAATCGCTCCCTTTACTATCTTGTCGTCTTGCATTTTTTGCTCGGAATAAAAATCGCAAATATCTACCGATTTATGAAATTTGCCCGCGATCTGCTCTTTTAAATTATTTAAATATGCAAGCGCTTTAAATGCGTGTAGCCTGTCTAGAAAGTCTTTTTTATCGGCCAGAACAACTATGTCGATGTCCGAGTCTTCGCCCGCGTAGCCTTTGGCGTAACTTCCGAAAAGTCCTATCTTTTGGATGCCGTCTTTTTCAAGACCCGGCTTGAGCTCGGATAGATACGCCAGTATGGCTTCTTTGGTTAAAGGCGATGTTTTCGTTAAAGAAGGCTTGGATGCTTTCATCCTTCATCCTTGTGATTCAGGGCAGATTTCTGCCGTAAATCGATAAAATTTCTATCGTATCGTTTTCTTCATCTATCAAAAACGGGATAACATATTTTTTAAAAATCAGATCCCGGATTCGCTCGTCGTTTGCTGTTGTGCTTTTGCGGTG
This genomic window contains:
- a CDS encoding DUF86 domain-containing protein, giving the protein MSDKKIIYRLELAVEKIDQVFEVCKPKGVTAALEDELLTKPAIMKHIDVVYQQFKKLEEAQEYHVLDKFKKEDLKGIRDIRNWSSHDYDNIQNEIIEDVIRTDLPSLKENLQKVIKETKQELCEDLQKKIDRFVKKQDILTPQAKSDLRMDIQKSYDDLRKNGLELDKSYADKLKGIVKSNSNENVK
- a CDS encoding nucleotidyltransferase family protein, whose protein sequence is MKASKPSLTKTSPLTKEAILAYLSELKPGLEKDGIQKIGLFGSYAKGYAGEDSDIDIVVLADKKDFLDRLHAFKALAYLNNLKEQIAGKFHKSVDICDFYSEQKMQDDKIVKGAIYV
- a CDS encoding relaxase/mobilization nuclease domain-containing protein, yielding MTRRDWDAFFEELKSIRAGYTRTAKSEHKYVSFGSGAGFSRSHIPFPKNNFAKQSVVKMISNLPKTSIKRCIDYALKNSLDGSAINEKGERVGSDEILKDWRKDFGDNPNSKDAWHLIFSINEPCDDQRKLRALKESVHNVLGLNFSGHKYAFVLHTHQNNPHVHVVLNKRNSFTDKKIHFDSRSEIREFFDDVRTNFAYSLGARGLKYENKNFLQKDLKLEFNKVKSAVKLETDDYTAKDKINDYYSKMQDKNKQSYDATAGRIEAMNNELAALKKDNEELLRLFLLYTKKRNKRAYKLAKELKESNRVIKEKSKAVLSEIDKINKISSQATQLNEMRLAHYKDRSAGLSLLENFSYNYNKIYPKNRGASKADWQNYKKVRRAIAIHRGREDDAARKYFEDSLLVTRMLGRNESLFKLSAKLEILDKNLYVLQHSGVIGEEASAFEKRLKSNKEFIADICQKRFEFVRKKLLNSDKIDKDGFLFKEYFKGVSVLGVKPDDRLVKIKNEKRFYKDVLAERSGKTKTQGSRSAEQNKFNNELGGRE